The following are encoded in a window of Thalassotalea insulae genomic DNA:
- a CDS encoding putative zinc-binding protein produces the protein MTEKPVVYACSGCSNVARIAHDISLNLDSDGIAEMSCVSGVVSDVEPVKAIATSGRKIIAIDGCQLQCTKACLDMAQVDTAHYFVITDLGIEKRDKWQDSLIENSKALNHVYQQLAEQGISFPE, from the coding sequence ATGACTGAAAAGCCCGTTGTATATGCTTGCTCTGGTTGCTCAAATGTAGCCCGTATTGCTCATGATATCTCGTTGAATTTAGACAGTGATGGTATTGCTGAAATGTCTTGTGTTTCTGGCGTAGTCAGTGACGTTGAGCCTGTTAAAGCGATTGCCACGTCTGGTAGAAAGATTATTGCCATTGACGGTTGCCAGTTACAATGCACTAAAGCCTGTCTTGATATGGCACAAGTGGACACCGCTCACTATTTTGTGATTACTGATTTAGGTATTGAAAAGCGGGATAAGTGGCAAGACTCGCTGATCGAAAACAGCAAAGCGTTAAACCATGTTTATCAGCAGTTGGCAGAGCAGGGTATTAGTTTTCCTGAATAG
- a CDS encoding DUF1456 family protein: MTNNDVLRRLRYTFNLNDNKVVNIFKLAACNVTTEQVKHWLAKDDDPTIVPLTDVELASFLNGFIIEKRGKKDGEQPVNEKELTKNLILLKLKIALKLQNDDIISLLATAGFNVGKAELTAFFRKPDHKNYRHCKWQFLRNFLQGLQDKYRVASPVVKSQNNGKNKPHYADKKSVSTGQSKKTHYVNPNAKPAEKSSTRKVLKLKPEQIYKNS; encoded by the coding sequence GTGACGAATAATGATGTGTTACGCCGTTTACGCTATACCTTTAATTTAAATGATAACAAGGTGGTGAATATTTTTAAGCTCGCAGCATGTAACGTCACCACGGAGCAAGTGAAACATTGGTTAGCTAAAGACGACGATCCGACGATAGTGCCTTTAACGGATGTTGAATTAGCGAGCTTTCTCAATGGTTTTATTATTGAAAAGCGTGGCAAAAAAGACGGCGAGCAGCCAGTTAATGAGAAAGAGCTAACGAAGAACCTGATATTGCTGAAATTGAAAATTGCGTTGAAGCTGCAAAATGATGACATTATCAGTTTATTGGCAACAGCTGGCTTTAATGTTGGCAAAGCGGAGTTAACGGCGTTTTTTAGGAAACCGGATCATAAAAATTATCGTCACTGTAAATGGCAGTTTTTAAGAAATTTTCTACAAGGGCTACAAGACAAATACCGTGTTGCTTCACCTGTCGTTAAGTCGCAAAACAACGGGAAAAACAAGCCTCATTATGCGGATAAAAAGTCAGTCAGTACGGGACAAAGTAAAAAAACTCACTATGTGAATCCGAACGCCAAGCCCGCAGAAAAGTCTTCTACCCGAAAAGTATTAAAGCTTAAGCCTGAACAGATATATAAGAATAGTTAA